A part of Phoenix dactylifera cultivar Barhee BC4 chromosome 2, palm_55x_up_171113_PBpolish2nd_filt_p, whole genome shotgun sequence genomic DNA contains:
- the LOC103724380 gene encoding transcription elongation factor 1 homolog isoform X2, which translates to MGKRKTRPKVVPKKPQPKLDVSFTCPFCNHDKSIDCSMDMKLKTGEAYCRACKAIYITSINHLTEPIDIYSEWLDECERVNGSEDNSRKRPRIA; encoded by the exons ATGGGTAAGAGGAAGACAAGGCCAAAGGTAGTTCCCAAGAAGCCCCAGCCTAAGCTGGACGTGAGCTTCACCTGCCCTTTCTGCAACCATGACAAGAGCATCGACTGCTCCAT GGACATGAAACTGAAGACTGGGGAGGCCTACTGCAGGGCCTGCAAAGCAATCTATATCACCTCCATCAACC ATTTAACAGAGCCCATCGATAT ATATAGTGAATGGCTCGATGAATGCGAACGGGTCAACGGCAGTGAAGATAACTCGAGAAAGAGGCCTCGCATTGCTTAA
- the LOC103724380 gene encoding uncharacterized protein LOC103724380 isoform X1 produces MLAFHLNRQILQLASFSGGPLHLYAYLTESPAVIPVLRVRIEVLLFLLIERERESAESSEAIILLSLGSRRTILGFLKETLRVEKMGKRKTRPKVVPKKPQPKLDVSFTCPFCNHDKSIDCSMDMKLKTGEAYCRACKAIYITSINHLTEPIDIYSEWLDECERVNGSEDNSRKRPRIA; encoded by the exons ATGCTGGCATTCCATCTCAACCGTCAAATACTACAACTAGCCAGTTTCTCCGGCGGGCCGTTGCACCTTTACGCGTATCTTACCGAGTCTCCAGCGGTCATCCCAGTTCTCCGAGTCAGAATCGAagtcctccttttccttcttatagagagagagagagagagtgccgAGAGCAGCGAAGCAATCATCCTTCTCTCCCTGGGCTCAAGACGAACAATCCTTGGCTTCTTGAAAG AAACCCTACGTGTTGAGAAGATGGGTAAGAGGAAGACAAGGCCAAAGGTAGTTCCCAAGAAGCCCCAGCCTAAGCTGGACGTGAGCTTCACCTGCCCTTTCTGCAACCATGACAAGAGCATCGACTGCTCCAT GGACATGAAACTGAAGACTGGGGAGGCCTACTGCAGGGCCTGCAAAGCAATCTATATCACCTCCATCAACC ATTTAACAGAGCCCATCGATAT ATATAGTGAATGGCTCGATGAATGCGAACGGGTCAACGGCAGTGAAGATAACTCGAGAAAGAGGCCTCGCATTGCTTAA